One genomic region from Equus asinus isolate D_3611 breed Donkey chromosome 10, EquAss-T2T_v2, whole genome shotgun sequence encodes:
- the EPHX3 gene encoding epoxide hydrolase 3, producing the protein MPELVVTALLAPSRLTLKLLRAFMWSLVFSAALVAAAGYGCIALAHVLCRPRRGCCGRPRRAPPACLSDPALGEHCFLTLRSSGLRLHYVSAGRGNGPLMLFLHGFPENWFSWRYQLREFQGRFHVVAVDLRGYGSSDAPRDVDCYTIDLLMADIQDVILGLGYSKCILVAHDWGALLAWNFSIYYPSLVERLVVVSAAPMSVYQDYSMHHIGQFFRSNYMFLFQLPWLPEKLLSMSDFQILKTTLTHHKRGIPHLTPSELEAFLYDFSQPGGLIGPLNYYRNLFRNFPLEPQELATPTLLLWGEKDPYLEQGLVGAISSRFVPGRLEAHILPGTGHWIPQSHPKEMHQYMWAFLQDLLD; encoded by the exons ATGCCCGAGCTGGTGGTGACGGCGCTGCTGGCGCCGTCGCGCCTCACTCTGAAGCTGCTGCGCGCCTTCATGTGGAGCCTCGTGTTCTCGGCGGCGCTGGTGGCCGCCGCCGGCTACGGCTGCATCGCGCTCGCGCACGTGCTGTGCCGGCCCCGGCGCGGCTGCTGCGGGCGCCCCCGGCGCGCCCCGCCCGCCTGCCTGAGCGACCCCGCGCTGGGCGAGCACTGCTTCCTGACCCTCAGG AGCTCTGGCCTGCGCCTGCACTATGTCTCCGCTGGACGCGGCAACGGGCCCCTCATGCTGTTTCTGCACGGCTTCCCGGAGAACTG GTTCTCCTGGCGCTACCAGCTGCGGGAGTTCCAGGGCCGCTTCCACGTGGTGGCTGTGGATCTTCGGGGATACGGCTCTTCAGATGCACCAAGGGATGTGGACTGTTACACCATCGACCTGCTAATGGCTGATATCCAGGATGTCATTCTGGGCCTGG GTTACTCCAAGTGCATCCTCGTGGCCCACGACTGGGGTGCACTCCTAGCCTGGAATTTCTCCATCTACTACCCATCCTTGGTTGAACGGCTGGTAGTGGTCAGTGCTGCCCCTATGTCTGTGTACCAAG actACTCTATGCACCACATTGGCCAGTTCTTCCGTTCCAACTACATGTTCCTGTTCCAGCTTCCCTGGCTGCCCGAGAAGTTGCTGTCCATGTCTGACTTCCAG ATCCTGAAGACCACCCTCACCCACCACAAGAGGGGCATCCCACACTTGACCCCCAGCGAGCTTGAGGCCTTCCTTTATGACTTCTCACAGCCCGGTGGCCTCATTGGGCCCCTCAACTACTACCGAAACCTCTTCAG GAACTTCCCCCTGGAGCCCCAGGAACTGGCCACTCCCACACTGCTGCTGTGGGGGGAGAAGGACCCCTACTTGGAGCAGGGGCTGGTGGGTGCCATCAGCAGCCGCTTTGTGCCAGGCCGGCTGGAGGCCCACATCTTGCCAGGCACAGGGCACTGGATCCCACAGAGCCACCCCAAGGAAATGCACCAGTACATGTGGGCCTTCTTGCAAGACCTGCTGGACTAG